In Oscillatoria salina IIICB1, the following are encoded in one genomic region:
- a CDS encoding YqaE/Pmp3 family membrane protein has translation MNLLRIILALFLPPVAVYLTMGVSQALIINILLTFLGILPGSIHALWVIVKHEEKAGEPMV, from the coding sequence ATGAATTTATTAAGAATTATCCTAGCACTTTTTCTACCTCCTGTAGCCGTTTACTTAACGATGGGAGTCAGTCAAGCTCTAATTATCAACATTTTACTCACTTTCTTGGGAATTCTTCCCGGTAGTATCCACGCTTTGTGGGTAATTGTTAAGCATGAAGAGAAAGCTGGCGAACCGATGGTATAA
- a CDS encoding GumC domain-containing protein, whose amino-acid sequence MPNSIKERVTEDLNKAKNEGKLRSENIREIVKNAVSQAIAELQEGSSEIRTLVKDAVSTVIDNLQTKGQEAKEEITASIEGAIEAASSKRREALSQTQKEVEKLEAQMEREEKELEAEVDTYLNDIKDSSQDKASEIKTSLESAIETVKDSEEVALLQKRYAQLKAQLAIIRANLAARYGERYPEVQKYLDEVKTWYNQTENKPEVVAETVKQKRVEFESKLGEAGSALAKKEKRVKQLLKDLWNSAKEAFQDNKPHKPEI is encoded by the coding sequence ATGCCTAATTCTATCAAAGAACGAGTTACAGAAGACCTTAACAAAGCCAAAAACGAAGGCAAACTCCGCAGCGAAAATATTCGCGAAATTGTCAAAAATGCCGTCTCCCAAGCAATAGCAGAACTCCAAGAAGGTTCTAGCGAAATTCGCACTTTAGTTAAAGATGCTGTCAGCACCGTAATTGACAATTTGCAAACTAAAGGACAAGAAGCAAAAGAAGAAATTACTGCCTCTATTGAAGGAGCAATTGAAGCTGCAAGTAGCAAAAGACGCGAAGCACTTTCTCAAACTCAAAAAGAAGTAGAAAAACTCGAAGCTCAAATGGAACGTGAAGAAAAAGAACTCGAAGCAGAAGTAGATACTTACCTCAACGATATTAAAGACAGCAGTCAAGACAAAGCTAGCGAGATCAAAACTAGTTTAGAATCCGCTATCGAAACTGTCAAAGATAGCGAAGAAGTTGCTTTACTTCAAAAACGTTACGCTCAATTAAAAGCCCAATTGGCAATAATTAGAGCTAATTTAGCTGCTCGTTATGGCGAACGTTATCCAGAAGTGCAAAAATATTTAGACGAAGTTAAAACTTGGTACAATCAAACCGAAAATAAACCTGAAGTTGTCGCTGAAACTGTTAAGCAAAAGCGAGTCGAATTTGAATCAAAATTAGGTGAAGCAGGCTCAGCTTTAGCTAAAAAAGAAAAGCGAGTCAAGCAGTTATTAAAAGATTTGTGGAACTCAGCTAAAGAAGCTTTTCAAGACAACAAACCTCACAAACCAGAGATTTAA
- a CDS encoding response regulator yields MIESSFASTPPLILVVDDEKTLRIILCRAMEKEGYRVVSVADGEEALAFCQQQQPEMILLDAMMPSMDGFTCCAKLQTLLGDDCPPVLMITALDDRGSVDLAFEVGATDYVTKPIHWAVLRQRVRRLLAERWAMIQLRQSLEKQRSLTKQLETVNQELQRLVNVDGLTGVANRRCFSDRLQIEWRRGVRSCSSLSLIMCDVDFFKAYNDTYGHQAGDFCLQQVAKVIEQNIRRPADLAARYGGEEFAVILPDTKLEGGMEVAKNIRTSIAALNIPHHGSQVSDIVTLSLGLATVIPSTKISHDTLISEADKALYQAKQSGRNRVIAKLIA; encoded by the coding sequence ATGATTGAGTCAAGTTTTGCCTCCACTCCTCCTTTAATTCTCGTTGTCGATGACGAGAAAACTCTGCGGATTATTCTCTGTCGCGCAATGGAAAAAGAAGGTTATCGCGTTGTTAGTGTTGCTGATGGAGAAGAAGCTTTGGCTTTTTGTCAGCAGCAACAACCGGAGATGATTTTGTTAGATGCAATGATGCCGAGTATGGATGGTTTTACTTGTTGCGCTAAGTTGCAAACTCTCCTCGGTGATGATTGTCCCCCAGTTTTAATGATTACTGCTCTTGACGATCGAGGTTCGGTGGATCTCGCTTTTGAAGTGGGTGCAACTGATTACGTTACTAAACCCATACATTGGGCGGTTTTGCGTCAGCGAGTGCGTCGTCTGTTGGCGGAAAGATGGGCGATGATTCAATTACGTCAAAGTCTCGAAAAACAGCGATCGCTGACTAAACAACTTGAAACCGTCAATCAAGAGTTACAACGTTTGGTTAATGTGGATGGTTTGACAGGAGTTGCTAACCGTCGCTGCTTTAGCGATCGCCTTCAAATCGAATGGAGACGAGGTGTGCGTAGTTGTTCCTCATTATCCTTGATTATGTGTGATGTGGATTTTTTTAAAGCTTATAACGATACTTACGGACATCAAGCGGGAGATTTTTGCCTTCAGCAAGTTGCTAAAGTTATTGAACAGAATATCAGACGACCCGCCGATTTGGCTGCTCGTTACGGTGGTGAAGAGTTCGCCGTAATTCTACCCGATACCAAACTTGAAGGAGGTATGGAAGTTGCTAAAAATATTCGTACTAGCATCGCTGCTTTAAACATTCCTCACCACGGCTCTCAAGTTAGCGATATCGTTACTCTTAGTCTCGGTTTGGCTACCGTTATTCCTAGCACTAAGATATCTCACGACACTCTGATCTCTGAAGCTGACAAAGCCCTTTATCAAGCAAAACAATCCGGGAGAAACCGCGTCATCGCTAAATTAATCGCCTAA